From the genome of Kryptolebias marmoratus isolate JLee-2015 linkage group LG19, ASM164957v2, whole genome shotgun sequence, one region includes:
- the LOC108240070 gene encoding F-box only protein 30, whose protein sequence is MEGHVHCLSCINLRCTVRPEPGLSCDLISCPLVCGAVFHSCKSDEHQLLCPMMRVPCLNSGYGCPATMIRNQISAHLDVCPAGVVCCTMEWNRWPVSCLDYTSYESLSRVVEEVEQLDMALALQDQRTLLESLKVIAMTPSVQEELVSVSKENGTKHLAPHPSASEFSASIGPSSDSPSSHQSQPSSRDLAKEKIVRGINGLNEEHFSKLYEATAETARSLAAALDFVSSASCSESSSERLNIGDGFLKTDLSSNEGLATEVADSLHQRDVEEESSRLNGDEALKGADEKIKNTANGPMSGASEAFLKTTEIQDGNADVSQEQMVPPVQVSLGVAQLSGHVVLEDWELGLSKNLEPERRFHNQFFTAQGQHSLSNHRIGMMSDQPPYKLSAKMEDKAVDTSDLEQDDDPMGLGEIDLITAALLFCLEESRECRRISDTVYVDGYHVDFGTQTFTFPAAILVTNTRVGDMASASACDHAAPQLTYPSPFRTLRLGLVLEALKAEAVPYNRYLPSNPHYQHTFPFICGQSFRRDQFSSHFRNVHGDIHAGLNGWMEHRCPLAYYGCTFSQRRFYPTTQGAMVVHDRHLKSFGVQPRPEPELSSEPQSDQISRLPMEILWHIAGFLDSFSLCQLSLVSRTMREVCASLLQTRGIVELQWEQRLCPDGPGTVSWQIKNKMWRFSTAFSPVSSWGFTDVPSMSVHLKKCHYNIAEQKTEPVPLPAMCTARDGLSLRRVLRHVHT, encoded by the exons ATGGAGGGCCACGTTCATTGTCTGTCCTGCATTAACCTGAGATGTACGGTCAGACCTGAACCTGGACTCTCTTGTGATCTCATTTCATGTCCGCTGGTTTGCGGGGCTGTATTTCACTCCTGCAAAAGTGATGAGCACCAGCTTCTGTGCCCAATGATGAGGGTTCCGTGCCTTAACAGTGGCTATGGCTGCCCAGCCACCATGATCCGCAACCAAATATCTGCACACCTGGATGTGTGTCCAGCTGGAGTTGTCTGCTGCACAATGGAGTGGAACAGATGGCCAGTTAGCTGCTTGGACTATACTTCTTATGAGAGCTTAAGTCgggtggtggaggaggtggagcaaCTGGATATGGCACttgccctccaggaccagcGTACACTCCTTGAGTCCCTTAAAGTGATTGCCATGACGCCGTCTGTTCAAGAAGAACTCGTTTCTGTTAGTAAAGAGAACGGCACCAAACATTTGGCTCCACATCCATCTGCTTCTGAGTTCTCAGCTTCTATTGGGCCGTCCTCTGACTCGCCATCCTCGCATCAGTCACAACCAAGCTCGAGAGACTTGGCAAAAGAGAAAATCGTCAGGGGAATTAACGGCTTGAATGAGGAACACTTTAGTAAGCTGTATGAAGCCACAGCTGAAACAGCAAGAAGCTTAGCTGCTGCTTTAGACTTTGTTAGTAGTGCTAGCTGTAGTGAAAGCAGTTCAGAACGTTTGAATATTGGAGatggttttttaaaaactgatttgagCAGCAACGAAGGCCTTGCAACTGAAGTTGCTGATAGTTTGCACCAAAGAGACGTTGAGGAGGAGAGTAGCCGTTTGAATGGAGATGAAGCTCTCAAAGGAGCAgatgaaaagattaaaaacacagcCAATGGACCAATGTCAGGAGCCTCTGAGGCCTTTCTGAAGACAACTGAGATCCAAGATGGCAATGCTGATGTTTCTCAGGAACAAATGGTGCCCCCAGTTCAAGTCAGTCTTGGTGTGGCACAGTTGTCTGGTCATGTGGTCCTGGAAGATTGGGAGCTAGGGCTTTCAAAAAATCTTGAGCCTGAAAGAAGGTTCCATAATCAGTTTTTTACTGCTCAGGGCCAACATTCATTATCTAATCACAGAATAGGTATGATGTCTGACCAGCCACCATATAAACTGTCAGCCAAAATGGAGGACAAGGCAGTGGATACTTCAGACCTAGAGCAGGATGATGACCCCATGGGACTAGGAGAGATCGATCTGATCACAGCAGCCCTTCTCTTCTGTCTAGAGGAATCCAGAGAGTGTAGAAGGATCTCTGATACGGTCTATGTTGATGGTTATCATGTCGATTTTGGAACACAAACTTTCACTTTCCCTGCAGCAATTTTAGTCACCAACACAAGAGTGGGCGACATGGCCTCTGCTTCTGCCTGTGACCACGCTGCGCCACAGCTGACCTACCCCAGCCCATTCCGTACCCTCCGCCTCGGCCTGGTCCTTGAAGCTCTGAAGGCCGAGGCGGTCCCGTATAACCGTTACCTCCCTTCTAACCCACACTACCAACATACATTCCCCTTCATCTGCGGCCAGTCATTCCGTCGGGACcagttttcttctcatttcAGAAACGTCCATGGGGACATTCATGCCGGCCTCAACGGCTGGATGGAGCACCGCTGCCCCCTCGCGTATTACGGTTGTACGTTTTCCCAACGAAGGTTTTACCCGACAACCCAGGGAGCCATGGTGGTTCATGACCGACACCTGAAGTCGTTTGGGGTTCAGCCTCGCCCAGAACCGGAGCTCTCAAGTGAGCCCCAGTCTGACCAGATTAGTAGACTTCCCATGGAGATACTGTGGCACATAGCTGGATTCCTGGACAGTTTTAGCCTGTGCCAGCTGTCTCTGGTATCACGAACTATGAGGGAGGTGTGTGCCAGTCTCCTCCAGACAAGGGGCATCGTAGAGCTGCAGTGGGAGCAAAGGCTGTGTCCTGATGGTCCTGGCACTGTGTCGTGGCAGATCAAAAATAAG ATGTGGAGATTCAGCACTGCCTTCAGCCCTGTGTCCTCATGGGGCTTCACTGATGTCCCCAGCATGTCTGTCCATCTTAAGAAGTGCCACTACAACATAGCAGAGCAGAAGACGGAGCCCGTTCCACTTCCTGCCATGTGCACGGCACGAGATGGACTCTCGCTCCGTCGTGTCCTGCGTCATGTCCACACCTGA
- the LOC108240061 gene encoding hydroperoxide isomerase ALOXE3, with protein MAEYKLRVTTGGMKHAGTIDHVYVILFGAEGQSERTNLDNFGIDFKTGTTRTFTIKTSSPLGKLLLLKVEKDPRLGLKEDEWFCSKMVVTTPEGADVVFPCYRWISRGENVELRGGKATKVFEDEHRLLIEHRKEELKLRKSLYQWEITEDKLLHNSHFKNISELPAEIRFSVSKSEEMSYTKRMIGAELGFKGLSGSSKKWKDIEDMKKIFWFKKTTMSEYVSAHWEEDDFFGFQFLNGTNPNVIRRCSKLPPNFPVTEEMVTPFLESGSTLRKEMEKGNIFLVDQKIMDGIPTREKDGDSSHTSAGLCLFYMNPEKKLRPLAIQLWQQPSEQNPIFLPSDLQTDWLLAKLFFKSADVLEYQTVHHLLNTHFLAEVFAVAALRCFPTGHPLYKLLIPHFRYTLHINILVQTSHLGPGGALSESSLGVEGLRELMRRALSETTYSSLCLPENIAARGLESIPNFYYRDDALKLWNCIKSFVRSVVEYFYPSNSDVSRDTELQEWIHEIFTHGFLENKLSGFPTHFSTVDEVVKFITMVIFTVTVQHAAVNNGQFDYHSWIPNGSLLLCKPPPTMKGQSSMNTVLEVLPNVGDTVKFVASTWTLSNKYTDVVRLGEYPEERFHEPAIKLMINDLQAELSYLTEEIKARNSQLKVPYSYLDPAEIENSVAI; from the exons ATGGCTGAATACAAGCTCAGGGTGACAACGGGTGGCATGAAGCACGCAGGAACAATAGACCACGTCTACGTCATCTTATTTGGAGCAGAAGGGCAGAGTGAACGTACCAACTTGGACAACTTTGGAATCGACTTCAAAACCGGGACG ACAAGAACGTTCACAATCAAAACAAGCTCGCCTCTGGGGAAACTTCTGCTCCTCAAAGTGGAGAAAGATCCTCGTCTCGGCCTAAAAGAAGACGAGTGGTTCTGCTCCAAAATGGTGGTGACGACGCCAGAGGGAGCGGACGTGGTTTTCCCCTGTTACAGGTGGATTTCCAGGGGAGAAAATGTGGAGCTCAGAGGAGGGAAAG CCACAAAGGTTTTTGAGGATGAGCATCGTCTCCTGATTGAGCACCGGAAAGAAGAGTTAAAACTGAGGAAGAGCCTGTACCA ATGGGAGATTACCGAGGACAAACTGTTACACAACAGCCACTTCAAAAATATATCTGAGCTCCCTGCGGAAATACGCTTCTCTGTGTCCAAATCAGAAGAAATGTCCTACACGAAGAGAATGAT TGGTGCTGAACTGGGCTTCAAGGGGCTGTCAGGATCCAGTAAGAAGTGGAAAGACATTGAGGACATGAAGAAAATCTTCTGGTTCAAAAAGACGACAATGTCAG AGTATGTTTCCGCTCACTGGGAGGAAGATGACTTTTTTGGATTCCAGTTCCTGAACGGAACGAACCCCAACGTGATCAGGCGCTGCTCGAAACTTCCTCCCAACTTCCCAGTCACGGAGGAGATGGTGACGCCTTTTCTGGAGTCTGGAAGCACTCTGAGGAAGGAAATGGAG AAAGGTAACATATTCCTGGTGGACCAGAAGATAATGGATGGAATACCAACAAGAGAGAAGGATGGAGATTCTTCTCACACAAGTGCTGGTTTGTGCTTGTTCTACATGAACCCTGAGAAAAAACTCAGGCCGCTGGCAATACAG CTTTGGCAACAACCTTCCGAGCAGAACCCCATCTTTCTGCCCAGTGACCTGCAGACAGACTGGCTTCTGGCCAAGCTGTTCTTCAAAAGTGCAGATGTGCTGGAATATCAGACGGTCCATCACCTCCTGAACACTCACTTTCTGGCCGAGGtctttgctgttgctgctctcCGCTGTTTCCCCACAGGTCATCCTCTCTACAAG CTGCTGATCCCTCATTTCCGTTACACTCTGCACATCAACATATTGGTTCAAACGTCTCATCTTGGACCTGGAGGGGCCTTGAGTGAG AGTTCCCTTGGAGTGGAGGGGCTGAGGGAGCTCATGAGAAGGGCTCTGTCTGAAACGACCTACAGCTCCCTCTGTCTGCCTGAGAACATCGCTGCACGAGGACTCGAGTCCATCCCCAACTTCTATTACAGAGACGATGCTCTGAAGCTGTGGAACTGCATCAAGAG tTTTGTGAGGAGCGTGGTGGAGTATTTCTATCCGTCAAACAGTGATGTGAGTAGAGACACCGAGCTGCAGGAGTGGATCCATGAGATATTCACACACGGCTTCTTGGAAAACAAACTCTCCG gttttccaaCACACTTCAGTACTGTGGATGAAGTGGTGAAGTTCATCACCATGGTGATCTTCACGGTGACGGTACAACACGCTGCCGTTAATAATGGACAG TTTGATTACCACTCCTGGATCCCTAATGGCTCCCTTCTGCTCTGCAAACCTCCTCCAACCATGAAAGGCCAGTCGAGCATGAATACAGTTCTTGAGGTTCTCCCAAATGTTGGCGACACGGTCAAGTTTGTAGCATCAACTTGGACTCTCTCAAACAAGTACACCGACGTG GTTCGTTTGGGTGAATACCCTGAAGAACGTTTCCATGAGCCAGCCATTAAGCTGATGATTAATGACCTTCAAGCTGAATTATCCTACCTGACTGAAGAAATTAAAGCAAGAAATTCTCAGCTTAAAGTACCCTACTCATATCTAGACCCTGCTGAAATAGAAAACAGTGTAGCTATTTAG
- the epm2a gene encoding laforin, giving the protein MLFRFGVILTPESSDVEVLVLGSREEMGHWDPNRAVRMKATQKLPSPDEPCLWLSEVELAEPFKDTLWFKFIQRVRGAFKWEGSGPSHDRCCSYDERNVVDGVYCHPIGHWIEETGHTDEMKHTTNFYFKVAGQKAMHFSRVLPRVWLGSCPRQVEHVTVKMKHELGVTAVMNFQTEWDVVNNSGGCRRDPEQAMSPETMMHLYKDCGIVYVWIPTPDMSTEGRIRMLPQAVFLLHGLLENSHTVYVHCNAGVGRSTAAVCGLLMYVLGWSLRKVQYFTAARRPAVYIDEEALVRAQEDFVQKFGRLRSSIYYAET; this is encoded by the exons atgttattCCGGTTCGGCGTCATTCTCACTCCGGAGTCCTCGGATGTCGAGGTTTTAGTTTTGGGTTCCCGTGAGGAAATGGGCCACTGGGACCCGAACAGAGCGGTCCGGATGAAAGCTACGCAGAAACTGCCGTCACCCGACGAGCCGTGTCTGTGGCTCAGCGAAGTGGAGCTGGCGGAGCCGTTTAAAGACACGCTGTGGTTCAAGTTTATCCAAAGAGTCAGAGGCGCCTTTAAATGGGAAG GTAGTGGTCCGAGCCACGACAGGTGTTGTTCATATGACGAGAGGAACGTGGTGGACGGAGTGTACTGCCACCCCATTGGTCACTGGATAGAGGAAACGGGACACACCGACGAGATGAAACACACCACCAACTTTTACTTCAAGGTGGCCGGTCAGAAGGCCATGCATTTCTCAAG GGTGCTGCCTCGTGTCTGGCTGGGTAGCTGCCCTCGACAGGTGGAGCACGTGACGGTGAAGATGAAGCATGAACTGGGCGTCACGGCGGTGATGAACTTCCAGACGGAGTGGGACGTGGTGAACAACTCCGGCGGATGCAGGCGCGACCCCGAGCAGGCCATGAGCCCGGAGACCATGATGCATCTGTACAAAGACTGCGGCATCGTGTACGTGTGGATCCCCACACCTGACATGAGCACCGAGG GGCGGATCAGGATGCTGCCTCAGGCTGTATTCTTGCTCCACGGTCTCCTGGAAAACAGTCACACCGTCTACGTTCACTGCAACGCAGGAGTGGGCCGGTCCACGGCAGCGGTGTGCGGCCTGCTCATGTACGTCCTCGGCTGGAGCCTCAGGAAGGTGCAGTACTTCACGGCAGCGAGGAGGCCGGCCGTCTACATAGATGAGGAAGCTTTGGTCCGAGCTCAGGAGGACTTCGTCCAGAAGTTTGGCCGACTGAGATCGTCCATTTATTACGCAGAAACGTGA